The following proteins are encoded in a genomic region of Bradyrhizobium sp. SK17:
- a CDS encoding MarR family winged helix-turn-helix transcriptional regulator, whose translation MAGPQKTSRKAAGTAAAIRRPRTRAANGRTCDGDAGEEIGLDALVGHAGYAVRRFQLWIFQDFIKTLATVDIRPTQYSVMTVIGANPGLSQMAVAKRLGIERARLVHLLDSLEERDFVSRIPSVTDRRSHALHLTARGKTALAQFKRLAAEHERHVAEKIGKDNREQLLRILACFT comes from the coding sequence ATGGCAGGCCCGCAAAAGACGTCGCGCAAGGCAGCAGGAACAGCGGCGGCAATCCGCCGCCCCCGAACGCGCGCGGCAAATGGCCGGACGTGCGATGGCGACGCCGGGGAGGAGATCGGCCTCGACGCGCTGGTCGGCCACGCCGGCTACGCGGTGCGGCGCTTCCAGCTCTGGATCTTTCAGGACTTCATCAAGACACTGGCGACGGTCGATATCCGCCCGACGCAGTATTCTGTGATGACCGTGATCGGGGCCAATCCGGGCCTGAGCCAGATGGCGGTCGCCAAGCGGCTCGGGATCGAACGCGCGCGGCTGGTGCATCTGCTCGACAGCCTGGAGGAGCGCGACTTCGTCAGCCGCATCCCCTCCGTCACCGACCGCCGCTCCCACGCGCTGCATCTGACCGCACGCGGCAAGACCGCGCTGGCGCAGTTCAAGCGGCTCGCCGCCGAACACGAGCGGCATGTCGCCGAGAAGATCGGCAAGGACAACCGCGAGCAATTGTTGCGGATCCTCGCCTGCTTCACCTGA
- a CDS encoding feruloyl-CoA synthase, with protein sequence MTMAAASGDNPSKLFAMPAIVADRRDDGSILIRSTTPLKASARCIGDWLEHWARQAPDRIFLGERASIETPWSTVSYRDARGIVRRAASWILAKGLSTERPLVILSDNGIDHALLALAAQHVGVPSAAISPAYSLMSKDFDKLKSMIALLDPGAIYVASTKPFAAALAAIAPLHRATIVSGNPDDADALSFRTIAATPESSEVATAFAAVTPETIAKFLFTSGSTGTPKAVINTQLMLTSSQQAKAQTWTFLEQAGEELIILDWLPWSHTFGANHNFNLVLRNGGTLYVDGGKPAPGLFATSLANLRSVVPTVYFNVPRGFDMLIAALRTDDELRRKFFEGTKFAFYAGAALPQNLWDALEELSLQTVRRRLPMVSAWGSTETSPLATDCHFLAKRSGNIGVPIPGTELKLVPSGDKLEVRVRGPNVTPGYWKAPDLTAAAFDDEGFYKIGDAVTFADPDRPELGLFFDGRVAEDFKLNSGTWVSVGTLRVAGIAALAPLAQDIVITGHGRDEVRFLVFPNLAACRALAGLADNADAREAIGHAAVRSAIGQGLARLKAQGDHSSGHATRALLLAEPASVDGGEITDKGYINQRAVLTRRAAAVAVLEDDGASEPIGCAG encoded by the coding sequence ATGACGATGGCCGCCGCCAGCGGAGACAATCCGAGCAAGCTGTTCGCGATGCCGGCGATCGTCGCCGACCGCCGCGACGACGGCAGCATCCTGATCCGCTCCACGACGCCCTTGAAAGCGAGTGCCCGCTGCATCGGCGACTGGCTGGAGCACTGGGCGCGGCAGGCGCCGGATCGCATCTTCCTCGGCGAACGCGCCAGCATCGAAACGCCATGGAGCACCGTCAGCTATCGCGACGCGCGCGGCATCGTGCGGCGGGCCGCATCATGGATCCTGGCGAAGGGCCTGAGCACGGAACGGCCGCTGGTCATCCTCTCGGACAACGGCATCGACCACGCATTGCTTGCGCTCGCCGCCCAGCATGTCGGCGTGCCGTCGGCCGCGATCTCGCCGGCCTACTCGCTGATGTCGAAAGACTTCGACAAGCTGAAGAGCATGATCGCGCTGCTCGATCCCGGCGCAATCTACGTTGCGAGCACCAAGCCGTTCGCGGCCGCGCTTGCCGCGATCGCGCCGCTGCATCGGGCGACCATCGTCAGCGGCAATCCCGATGACGCGGACGCGCTGTCGTTCCGCACCATTGCAGCGACACCGGAATCATCAGAGGTCGCCACGGCCTTCGCCGCGGTGACGCCGGAGACGATCGCAAAATTCCTGTTCACCTCGGGCTCGACCGGCACGCCGAAGGCCGTGATCAACACCCAGCTCATGCTGACCTCGAGCCAGCAGGCCAAGGCGCAGACCTGGACGTTCCTGGAGCAGGCTGGCGAAGAACTGATCATCCTGGACTGGCTGCCCTGGAGCCACACCTTTGGTGCCAACCACAATTTCAACCTGGTGCTGCGCAATGGCGGCACGCTTTACGTCGACGGCGGCAAGCCGGCGCCCGGCCTGTTTGCGACCTCGCTCGCCAATCTGCGCAGCGTGGTGCCGACGGTCTATTTCAACGTGCCGCGTGGCTTCGACATGCTGATCGCGGCGCTGCGCACCGACGACGAGCTGCGCCGGAAATTCTTCGAGGGGACCAAATTCGCCTTCTATGCCGGCGCGGCGCTGCCGCAGAATCTGTGGGATGCGCTGGAAGAATTGTCGCTGCAAACGGTTCGCCGCAGGCTGCCGATGGTATCGGCCTGGGGCTCGACCGAGACCTCGCCGCTGGCGACCGATTGTCATTTCCTGGCCAAGCGCTCCGGCAATATCGGGGTGCCGATTCCTGGTACCGAGCTGAAGCTGGTGCCCTCGGGCGACAAGCTCGAGGTCCGGGTGCGCGGACCCAATGTCACGCCGGGCTACTGGAAGGCGCCCGACCTGACCGCGGCGGCCTTCGATGACGAGGGCTTCTACAAGATCGGCGACGCCGTCACCTTCGCCGATCCTGACCGGCCGGAGCTTGGCCTGTTCTTCGACGGCCGTGTCGCGGAGGATTTCAAGCTCAACTCCGGCACCTGGGTCAGCGTCGGCACTTTGAGGGTTGCCGGCATCGCGGCGCTGGCGCCGCTCGCGCAGGACATCGTCATCACCGGTCATGGCCGCGACGAGGTGCGCTTCCTGGTGTTCCCGAACCTTGCCGCCTGCCGCGCGCTCGCGGGACTGGCAGACAACGCCGACGCGCGCGAGGCGATCGGCCATGCGGCGGTCCGTTCCGCGATCGGGCAGGGGCTGGCGCGGCTGAAGGCGCAAGGCGACCATTCCTCCGGCCATGCCACCCGTGCGCTGTTGCTGGCCGAGCCCGCCTCGGTCGACGGCGGCGAGATCACCGACAAGGGCTACATCAACCAGCGCGCCGTGCTGACACGCCGCGCTGCGGCAGTGGCGGTACTGGAGGACGACGGGGCGTCCGAGCCGATCGGCTGCGCGGGCTGA
- a CDS encoding MarR family winged helix-turn-helix transcriptional regulator yields MSSQPLPRKPRRPKPADLADAIDGPLLDLNRYVPAFITFIGNKLSNSATAFYQKNFGVNVTEWRIISQLAIEPGIPASRICQVIGFDKGPVSRNLSALQKRGLLTIRTAPDDGRTHSITLTARGRAIHDKVIVAALERERRLLSCLKKDEREVLIDLLRRLHENLGAVTGQSTT; encoded by the coding sequence ATGAGCAGCCAGCCCCTCCCCCGAAAGCCCCGCCGGCCGAAACCGGCCGATCTCGCAGATGCCATCGATGGCCCGCTGCTGGACCTCAACCGCTATGTGCCGGCTTTCATCACCTTCATCGGCAACAAGCTGTCGAACAGCGCCACCGCATTTTACCAGAAGAATTTTGGGGTCAACGTCACCGAGTGGCGGATCATCTCGCAATTGGCGATCGAGCCGGGAATTCCGGCCTCGCGGATCTGCCAGGTGATCGGCTTCGACAAGGGCCCGGTCAGCCGCAATCTCTCGGCGCTGCAAAAGCGCGGCCTCTTGACGATCCGCACCGCGCCGGACGATGGCCGCACCCATTCGATCACGCTGACCGCGCGCGGCCGCGCCATCCACGACAAGGTGATCGTCGCGGCGCTTGAGCGCGAGCGGCGGCTGCTGTCGTGCCTGAAGAAGGATGAGCGCGAGGTGCTGATCGACCTGCTGCGCCGGCTGCACGAGAATCTCGGCGCCGTGACCGGGCAAAGCACGACCTGA